A window of Epinephelus lanceolatus isolate andai-2023 chromosome 3, ASM4190304v1, whole genome shotgun sequence genomic DNA:
acaagtataaatgctcacattgGCGTGGGCTACAGCGTTGGCTTTGTTGTAGGGTCTGCagtacaagtataaatcccactttaccTGTCATAAGGAAAATCTGCCACATTTGGCGCCTGGTTGGTATTAATTTAGAACCCTGATGTTGCGTGTAAACAAAATTATTTTGCTAATTCATCAAGTTTCTAGCAGTTTTTTTGCTATGTGTTGATGCATGTTCATATCCCAACATGCATGTGGTATGTATCACTCATAAGATTGGCTCCTGGCTTTTGTTGTCTGATCCTTTTGGACTGAGTTACCAGAGACCAGGCAAGTTGGTTCTTCGTAGATTAGCAGGCTTCTTTTCACTGTACTTACCAGGAATCTGACCAAATAGCATTTGGGGATTTAGTTATaaccttttctgtttttttttgtttttgtttttgttttgtttttttaagtcctAAAAAAACTTCTGTGTGTTCACGTTTACAGACCTTGTTCCTTTCCGCACGATGCTGGTGGAGCAATGTCAGCCGCTAAGCCACTCACCATTTCAAAACCAAGTGCAACGTTGCAGTTATGAGGGGTTGGAGTACAGTTTGCAGGACCACACCTATGGAGAGGGAACTACTCAAATGGCCTTTCTACTTGTCAAACAGGAGGTGCGTGTGTATCTTAGCTATGAACACACTTATCTTCCGATATAAGTCCTCTTGAAATTTAAAGTTTTGTCATCCCTCTGCAGGACGCTTATGGCGATTCTTCTCCACAGTATGTTCTGAAGCAAGAGGAAGATGAGCCCCCTGTGGTCTGTGGGCTAGTCTTGAGTGATAAAGCAGGtgaggatttttttatttactcagCTAAAGTTATATCATCTAAAATTCACAAAATTTGTTGAGGATTACCATTCACCATTTTCACCTTTTTATTTCTTGCCATGTTTTCTCTGTCACGTCTCTATCACTGTGTCTAGATTCAACACAGGCCTCTGCTTATGGAACCGAAAATGAAGGGCCTTTCGTTAACAAGGAATGTTCAACTAGAGAAATACCCCTACCTCAAAAAGATGAAGAGACCAGAGTGGCCATGAAACTACCCTCTTTGGGAATGGATAGCAGTTTACAAGGAACCCAAAACCAATCGACCGAACTAGAGCATTCAGTAGTCATCTCACTCACTGCATTAACAGGCAACATGGAAGAAGAGTCTGGAATCAGTCAGAAGATGtcagaaacagagggagaaCTTGTAGCatctgaaaaacacagattggTGGTTGCTCAGCATCAATCAGAGGTTGAACCCCTTGAAAAAGAGCAACCATCAGTGGTCGCCAAACAGTGTCAAAGAGAGGACAAAATGTCAGTAAATGATCAAGCTGAAGTCACTCTGCAAGAAAATGCAGATGTGCACTCTACAGAGGAACAGTTGGCACAACCTACACCACTTAACAAAGGAAATGCatgtgaaaaattaaaaagtggcgTGGCAGAAGGTGAGGCTCTTCCTCAGCCTGAGTCTTCAGTACGACGTAGAAGGGGACGGCCACCAAAGAAATCTAAATGTCTGCAAGAGCCAGTGAAAGAAATTGGTTCTCCAGCTGTTTCAGTGGCATCTTTGAGAAGAAGGTGTTCCTATGAAAAGGAAAAACTATCCGAATCTCAACAACTTTCAATGGAAATAGAAGAAGGAGCATTTCAAGCTCAGTCCACTGAAGTCTCATTGGCAACTGAGACAATTAACACTCCAATAGTTCAGTCCAGAGAACGCCGCACCTCTGTAACTCTTCAGGATGCAATGCTATTAGTTGAAGCCATGAATCAGTCAACAGGTCAAAATACATTCTCCTCTTCACAAAAAATGGCAGCACCTCCTCCCCATGTGGGCACGTTACCAACTGTGGATGAAGTCCCAGCTGAGCCACAGACACAGCTTCCTGTTGAGATTCATAAAGTTGACAGCAATCTATCCATAACAGAGCTGCCCACAACAAGACAATCGACAATAGAGAAACATGGTGCCGTTCCCGCTACTGCAGATGCCACTCAAAACAATGAATCTCAGGCCCACATTAAGGGTGTCATACCAAAACAACAGCACGCTGTCACTCCATCTAATACTGCTACATCAACTGCTGCAGCTCAAACAAGTATGCAGTCTCCTAAGCAGCACCCTCCTTATCCTCCGGTAACATCAGAGAAAGCACCCAGCAAACTGAGTGAGACAGTATCTCATAAAATACTTGTCATGCCAAGATCAGTGTCCTCATTAATACCTCAGAAAATAGCACCGCTGTCTCCAACCCAGCTTCCTACTGTTGTCTCAAAAGTTGTTGCTTCACAGAAAAATAGTATACCTCAATGCTCTACAGCTGCAGGTTTGCCTCTAGGAACACCTTCCCTTTCCTCTGGTCATCCAAAAAAACTGTACGTTACATCCAGGAAATCTCTTCCTGTTGTCACTTCACAGTCGACAGCCACCTCAACAGACCCGCAGTCTGGGACTGTATCACAACCAAAAATTACAATTATAATTCCAAGGCAGGTGTCAGCTGTGGCGTCAAGGAAACATCAGTCACAGGCCATTGTTTTGACAGCAAAGCAGGAGTCCACCAAATCAGCTCCTCTTACGGTGTCATCGCCACAGTTGATTTCTTTATCACAGGAGTTAGGCAATGCTGTGGATACACAAACCACTTCAGATGAAATAGCCACAATATCAACTCTAAAGAGACCGAATGCATTGGACAACTTGGAATCTCCCAAACAAACTGCTTCTGTTTCTGAAACGCCAACAGAAACTTTTTCCAGTGTGAACATGTCAGTTGAGCTAGTGTCTCCAATGACCACTcaacaaaacctttctgctGTGGTCAGATTAACCAGGCTCCCATTTCCAGTATCAGCCAAAGAAGCAGTCTTGGTTTCAGAACTGCCTACAGATGGATCTTCTGAAACACAATCCAATTTGAAAGAAGGTACTGCACAAGAGAAACCTTTGCCTGTAGTCATATCAACCACTGGCATTTGTCCCAATTTAAAAGGAACATCTGTTGCTCTGTCTGTAAATACCTCTCAGATGTCAGAGCCAAATGATACTCAAAAGAAGGCATCATTGCCCTCTGAAAACAGCAGTACTTTGGAAGAGTCACCCAACAGCAGGCCATCTACACCACCCAAGGTGTCAGTACCAGTCTTTGAGAACTCAGGAATAGCCAACTCAGTCAGCTTGACTGAACCTCCAGATGTATCTGGTACAGATGGTGAACCTCATTTGGACAACATTTCAGTGCAAGATTGTGCATTACGAAATGACCCTCCCATACATCTGACATCCATCACCAACAAGGACACATGTGACCCTCATTTACAGATGACTAAAGCCCAGTTCCTGGCACAGCTGGCAGTGTCACCTGTTACGCAAGACCCCAAAAAGGTATTGTGGTAATGCAACCCCCATCAAATACCACAACAAATACAGTCTACTTCTATGGGAAACGCTGCTTTGTGATTGCTCTGCATGTATTTATgacttaatttatttttcctctttcctttttGTTATAGGCCTCCTCTAATGATTCTGTAGATGCCACAGCTTCTTGTTTGATGACCAGCCCCAATTACAAGGAAAGGTTACAGAAAAATACCCTTGTGGCCCGACTCCGAAGTCATCTCAGAACTCATGCGCAAGCTAGAAGAACTGAAACAAATCCAGAGCTGCGCACAGAAACAGAGAACCCCACTGTACAACTGAAGAAAACTAGATTAGCGAATGACAGTCCAAATGATGAAAACACAGCTAGAGAACCTATCCCTATCAACCCAAAAAACCCAGGAGCTGAAGATGTTACATCAGTAAAAAAGACATCCAAGGACCCAATTTCCATTAGTCCTAGGAAATCTGGACCATGTAAACAAGGTCTTAGACCCAAGAGGACTGTTGGTGAACCAACTTCTGTCAGTCCTAGGAGGTATAAGGTTACTAGTGAATCCACTCCTGTCAGTTCTCGGAGGAGTAGTTCAGGTAGACATGGTGTAGGCTCTAAAACTAAAAAATCCACTTCTGTGAGTCCAAGGAGGTCTAGCTCATCTAAAGAAAGGGACAgccctaaaaataaaaagtttaccTCTGTAAGTCCAAGGAGGTCTAGCTCAACTAAAGACAGGGACAgccctaaaaataaaaaatccactCCTGTGAGTCCAGGGAGGTCGAGCTCAATGAAAGACAGGGACagccttaaaaataaaaaatctacaTCTGTGTGTTCAAGGCAGTCTAGCTCAACTAAAGTAAGTGCTAGCCCTAAAAAGACCGAAAACATTTCTCTGCATCATAGGAGGAGTACTTCACCTAGAGATGGTGCTAGCCCAAAAACTGGTGCAAGCCCTAAAAGTACTAAAACCACTTCTGTGAGCCCTAAGAGGACTAGTGGTACTAGTCCTAAAAAGACTAAATCTACTGCTGTTAATCCAACGACGTCTACTTTAAGTAAAAAAGGTACGAGCCCCGAAGTGTCTAGCAACGAATCAACTTCTTTCTGTCGTAGGAGATGTACCTTACCTAAAGATGTTTCTGTCACACAGCAGATTAAAAGAGAATCCACTTCCTTCAGTCCTATGTATAACATAACAATTGATGATGCTAGTGCTAAAAAAGCCACGAGTGAAACTAGTTCTTCAAGTGTTTTTTGGCTTAAATTGGCCGAAGATGGTAACAGTCCTAGAAAGACAGGGGAGTCAACTCCTGCTAAGAAACCCAGATTAATTCAAGATGATGTAGGTACTAAAAAGAATTCTAGAGGGGTGAATGCTACGAAATtaacaaaagcagcaaaagacaaaacaatagcTACAATGCAAAATTCTAGTCACTCAAAATTGCAGAATGGATCTAAACTAAGCGAGATAGCAGAGAACGGTGCTAGCTGTGAGGCTGTGAGAAAATGTACAGCTAAAGCTGTGTGGATTCCTCCTACAGTTGTAGCAAGTAAAACACCTCCTGCAGGGGGAAAGAGGTCCTCATTTTTACCTCCAACAAAAGAGGTAGACTCACCAAAATCTCAAGGTCATACAGCAGTTTACCCCCCAAGTGTTTCCCTCTTCCCCATACCTGTCAGAGCACCACCTGTTGTATCACCGTTACAGCCTTTATCAGTCATTGGAAGGCGTCTCCTCAAAAACCAGTGTGGGGAGTGCGGTCGTGTCCTCAGCAGCATCGCAGCCCTGGAAAGCCACGTTAGTCTCCACAGAGGTCGCCGACCTTTCTCGTGCACGCTCTGTGGTAAGAGCTTCCCAGATTCAAAAGGTCTGAAACGGCATGGGCGGGTGCATCGCAATGGTAGGATCCATATCTGTCAACAGTGTGGGAAGGGCTTTGTCTATAGTTTTAGCCTCACCAAACACCTCCAGATGGTGCACAGCAGGATTAAACCTTTTATCTGCCAGATCTGTAACAAGGGGTTCTTTACAAGACGAGATGTTGAAGCCCACATACGCAtgcacacaggagagaaaccattccATTGCAACCTCTGTGAAAAGAAATTTGCAAGGAGGGTAGAACTAAATGTGCATTTAAGGTGGCATAATGGGGAGAAGAGACACTGGTGCCCATTCTGTGAGAAAGGATTTTTAGACTTCAATAATCTGAAAAGGCACAAGTATATCCACACAGGGGAGAAACCACATTCCTGCCCACACTGCCCCAAGCATTTCACACAGTCAGG
This region includes:
- the LOC117255365 gene encoding uncharacterized protein LOC117255365, with protein sequence MSADDFQTKYSSVMESMLKAAIAETTKLFETMVDELKAEISRIKRENEDLKTRCSQLENAGNQPTVVSRESESVAWPNGGSERRDRAVQCDLVPFRTMLVEQCQPLSHSPFQNQVQRCSYEGLEYSLQDHTYGEGTTQMAFLLVKQEDAYGDSSPQYVLKQEEDEPPVVCGLVLSDKADSTQASAYGTENEGPFVNKECSTREIPLPQKDEETRVAMKLPSLGMDSSLQGTQNQSTELEHSVVISLTALTGNMEEESGISQKMSETEGELVASEKHRLVVAQHQSEVEPLEKEQPSVVAKQCQREDKMSVNDQAEVTLQENADVHSTEEQLAQPTPLNKGNACEKLKSGVAEGEALPQPESSVRRRRGRPPKKSKCLQEPVKEIGSPAVSVASLRRRCSYEKEKLSESQQLSMEIEEGAFQAQSTEVSLATETINTPIVQSRERRTSVTLQDAMLLVEAMNQSTGQNTFSSSQKMAAPPPHVGTLPTVDEVPAEPQTQLPVEIHKVDSNLSITELPTTRQSTIEKHGAVPATADATQNNESQAHIKGVIPKQQHAVTPSNTATSTAAAQTSMQSPKQHPPYPPVTSEKAPSKLSETVSHKILVMPRSVSSLIPQKIAPLSPTQLPTVVSKVVASQKNSIPQCSTAAGLPLGTPSLSSGHPKKLYVTSRKSLPVVTSQSTATSTDPQSGTVSQPKITIIIPRQVSAVASRKHQSQAIVLTAKQESTKSAPLTVSSPQLISLSQELGNAVDTQTTSDEIATISTLKRPNALDNLESPKQTASVSETPTETFSSVNMSVELVSPMTTQQNLSAVVRLTRLPFPVSAKEAVLVSELPTDGSSETQSNLKEGTAQEKPLPVVISTTGICPNLKGTSVALSVNTSQMSEPNDTQKKASLPSENSSTLEESPNSRPSTPPKVSVPVFENSGIANSVSLTEPPDVSGTDGEPHLDNISVQDCALRNDPPIHLTSITNKDTCDPHLQMTKAQFLAQLAVSPVTQDPKKASSNDSVDATASCLMTSPNYKERLQKNTLVARLRSHLRTHAQARRTETNPELRTETENPTVQLKKTRLANDSPNDENTAREPIPINPKNPGAEDVTSVKKTSKDPISISPRKSGPCKQGLRPKRTVGEPTSVSPRRYKVTSESTPVSSRRSSSGRHGVGSKTKKSTSVSPRRSSSSKERDSPKNKKFTSVSPRRSSSTKDRDSPKNKKSTPVSPGRSSSMKDRDSLKNKKSTSVCSRQSSSTKVSASPKKTENISLHHRRSTSPRDGASPKTGASPKSTKTTSVSPKRTSGTSPKKTKSTAVNPTTSTLSKKGTSPEVSSNESTSFCRRRCTLPKDVSVTQQIKRESTSFSPMYNITIDDASAKKATSETSSSSVFWLKLAEDGNSPRKTGESTPAKKPRLIQDDVGTKKNSRGVNATKLTKAAKDKTIATMQNSSHSKLQNGSKLSEIAENGASCEAVRKCTAKAVWIPPTVVASKTPPAGGKRSSFLPPTKEVDSPKSQGHTAVYPPSVSLFPIPVRAPPVVSPLQPLSVIGRRLLKNQCGECGRVLSSIAALESHVSLHRGRRPFSCTLCGKSFPDSKGLKRHGRVHRNGRIHICQQCGKGFVYSFSLTKHLQMVHSRIKPFICQICNKGFFTRRDVEAHIRMHTGEKPFHCNLCEKKFARRVELNVHLRWHNGEKRHWCPFCEKGFLDFNNLKRHKYIHTGEKPHSCPHCPKHFTQSGHLKKHVRNVHKIQ